AGGCCGCATAGAGCAACGGGGCGGCGTGACCCTTGGATAAGATAAAACGATCGTTGTCCGGGTTGCGAGGATTTTTTGGATCAAATCGCATGACCGAGAAAAACAAGGTCGCCACAATATCCGCCGCGGAACAGCAACTGGTCGGATGTCCGCTTCCTGCTGTGGTGGTGGCGCGAATGCTATGGATGCGAAGTTGATCGGCCTTTTGACGCAGGAGTTCAGAAAGTTGTGATGAAGTATGGGTGGTCACAGATAGCTCCTCCACTCATGGGTGTGATCGTAACATTTGAAGATGGCCAGGACCGTACCAGACACCTAAAATTCAGTCAATTCAATTCTGTGTATTGATCGATGCTCAGTGTCCGATGTAGGGTATGATGGCTTCACGGTTCTAAGAATACCCATCACAGGTTCAATTGATGCTGGAGGCAAACGATTATGAATTGGAGTCATGCCACAACTCAGGTGACTGTCATCATGTGTTCTGTTTTCTTGGTGGGAGCGATGTTGGTGGGGTGTTCTTCCACACCCGAATCTCAATCCGATCCGTCAAAAAAGGACATTCAGCAGGATTCCGACCGGTTCTTCAACAAGATGGGACAGGAAGAAGGCCAACAAGCTCCCGCACGTTAAGAGGGAGGAGCCTGGGGAAGTATAGGGTCGTGATGATTGTGACTATCTGTTGCTCTTGTACTTGCGCAAAAGGCAGTAAACCTTTTAAGGCCTGAAGCGGCGATGGAGGAGTGGGCAGGAAGTCTATTCGGTTGAGCCCGCCTGTCGTATCAGTTGGGTTTTGGAGGGTATTTGATCGAGAATCGTCGATCGCACCTGGTATAAACCCGGGAGGCTTGATCCCTCTGCAAAGACCAGGCCTCCTTCTCTCTTTCCTAACATTAATTGTCCGATTTCCTGTCCCTTGCGGTTCATGCCAGAAATAGTGGCGGTGGGTGAGGCCATCCCATTGTCTGTTGAGGCGGAAGAGGAATCAGGGTGGAATATTTCTGCTGGGACGTCCACGATCCGGCTGACAAAAAGCTTCACAAATTCCTGGTTTATCTCTGCTGAGGGATTGCCATCCAAGATCCACTCATCGTGTTGATTAATGAGGACATAATGATCCTGTGGGGTGTGGACTGTCAGCATCGCAATATCGGCGATTTCCATACCAAAGAGACGCTTATCCTGAAAATAAAACATTCCCTGGGTGACGGGCTGCAAAATGGCCGGGGGGATCTCGAATAAGGGACTGTTGTCGGAGGTGATCGCGTACGCTTTTTCTGCATCCCCAAAGTGATACAGTTCCAGATGGTGAGTGCGCGTTCCTTCTATGACCTGGACTGTAGCATGGGAGCGTATCGGTTGACTGAGAATACGTTGTTTGTCTTCTTCATCATCAATGAACCCTGTTGCCGCAAGCCCTCCTAAGTCCATGAGGAGGGTACCTACGGCGGTTTTATCTGCTGGTCCCTTGACGGGGCTCTTGAACATCCAGTTCGGGGTTAAGCTATGGGCTCCCGCCACTCGCGTCATGACCATGGTGTTTGCCCCGTCCTGAATGTGCAGCTCCAAGACCCGGTCCCGGTCGAAAAACAGCAGGTCTTTCAGGCGGAAGTTCGTGAGGGACTTTTGGGCAAAGGTCATG
Above is a window of Candidatus Nitrospira neomarina DNA encoding:
- a CDS encoding DUF4340 domain-containing protein, translated to MLNPIRVTLVLALVVLALGGYILLVDIPQSRQLEKQETQERQILPFDDRDITHITWEGHTETIRLKRDDQWRWMITEPMQSPADAREIRRILRALTIGKIKRHIEDGPTNLPAYGLDPPYLTLTLETPTDSQKMALGDAGPFAPSLYVQTKPDNEVVLTTLDVMTFAQKSLTNFRLKDLLFFDRDRVLELHIQDGANTMVMTRVAGAHSLTPNWMFKSPVKGPADKTAVGTLLMDLGGLAATGFIDDEEDKQRILSQPIRSHATVQVIEGTRTHHLELYHFGDAEKAYAITSDNSPLFEIPPAILQPVTQGMFYFQDKRLFGMEIADIAMLTVHTPQDHYVLINQHDEWILDGNPSAEINQEFVKLFVSRIVDVPAEIFHPDSSSASTDNGMASPTATISGMNRKGQEIGQLMLGKREGGLVFAEGSSLPGLYQVRSTILDQIPSKTQLIRQAGSTE